One stretch of Anoplopoma fimbria isolate UVic2021 breed Golden Eagle Sablefish unplaced genomic scaffold, Afim_UVic_2022 Un_contig_11457_pilon_pilon, whole genome shotgun sequence DNA includes these proteins:
- the LOC129115283 gene encoding NADH dehydrogenase [ubiquinone] 1 alpha subcomplex subunit 2-like, with protein sequence MAAAAVRRVGGSLSASLREVRVQLCQTSAASKGARDFVEQHYVTLKRANPDFPIRIRECSGVQARVWARYDFGKESSVSVDNMSADQVAGALQTLVQSKLTWSGSVQTLTWSGSVQTLTWSGSVQTLTWSGSVQTCSILSVCM encoded by the exons ATGGCGGCCGCAGCAGTGAGGCGCGTGGGCGGCTCTCTGAGCGCGAGCCTGAGGGAGGTGCGCGTGCAGCTCTGCCAGACCTCCGCGGCCAGCAAAGGAGCCAG AGACTTCGTGGAGCAGCACTATGTGACCCTGAAGAGGGCCAACCCAGACTTCCCGATCCGCATCAGAGAGTGTTCTGGAGTCCAGGCCCGGGTCTGGGCCCGATACG ATTTCGGTAAAGAGAGCAGCGTCTCCGTGGACAACATGTCAGCTGATCAGGTGGCCGGGGCTCTGCAGACTCTGGTTCAGTCCAAACTGACCTGGAGTGGTTCAGTCCAAACCCTGACCTGGAGTGGTTCAGTCCAAACCCTGACCTGGAGTGGTTCAGTCCAAACCCTGACCTGGAGTGGTTCAGTCCAAACCTGCTCCATTCTTTCAGTTTGTATGTAA
- the LOC129115281 gene encoding LOW QUALITY PROTEIN: protein Red-like (The sequence of the model RefSeq protein was modified relative to this genomic sequence to represent the inferred CDS: deleted 2 bases in 1 codon), producing the protein MPETESYSNPLAPEGHELDDHRAAAQSKLTNDDFRKLLMTPRATPSSAPPSKSRHHEMPKDYNEDEDPAARRRKKKSYYAKLRQQEMERERELAEKYRDRARERRDGVNKDYEETELISTTANYRAVGPTAEADKSAAEKRRQLIQESKFLGGDMEHTHLVKGLDFALLQKVRAEITSKEREEEDMMEKVQKEAKKDVEPEEKIEFKTRLGRNIYRVVFRTGLVERNELFLPGRMAYVVDLDDEFTDTDIPTTLIRSKADCPSMEAQTTLTTNDIVISKLTQILSYLRQGTRHKKIKKKDKGKLDDKRAPEADLSIFEDIGDYIPSSTSSSKPPKDKDRHRERDREREGEGREREKEREREKEREKEREKEREEDKSRRHSYFEKPRGDEQQVLEVDEGPGSVRDQIKIINEKFAGAAGSQWPGQEPGSQRKDGKEKLGDFFGGSNSYAECYPATMDDLAVDSDEEVDYSKMDQGNKKGPLGRWDFDTQEEYSDYMNNKEALPKAAFQYGIKMSEGRKTRRFKETNEKAELDRQWKKISAIIEKRKKMEADGVNVKRPKY; encoded by the exons ATGCCTGAGA CTGAGAGTTACTCCAACCCTCTGGCTCCTGAGGGCCACGAGCTGGATGACCACCGAGCGGCTGCTCA GTCCAAACTGACCAATGACGACTTCAGGAAGCTGCTGATGACGCCGAGGGCGACGCCCTCCTCGGCCCCGCCCTCCAAGTCCAGACACCATGA AATGCCGAAGGATTACAACGAGGATGAGGATCCtgcagcgaggaggaggaagaagaagag TTACTATGCTAAGCTACGTCAGCAGGAgatggagcgagagagagagctggcCGAGAAGTACAGAGAccgagcgagagagagacgagaCGGAGTCAACAAAGACTACGAAGAGACCGAGCTGATTAGCACCACCGCTAACTACCGAGCTGTAGGACCCACCGCTGAGGC AGACAAGTCGGCAGCAGAGAAACGTCGTCAGCTGATCCAGGAGTCTAAGTTCTTGGGAGGAGACATGGAGCACACTCACTTGGTGAAAGGTCTCGACTTCGCTCTGCTGCAGAAG GTGAGAGCTGAAATCACcagtaaagagagagaagaagaagacatgaTGGAGAAGGTCCAGAAAGAGGCCAA GAAAGACGTGGAGCCGGAGGAGAAGATCGAGTTTAAGACTCGTCTCG GGAGGAACATCTACCGCGTGGTGTTCAGGACCGGTCTCGTGGAGAGGAACGAGCTCTTCCTGCCCGGCAGGATGGCGTACGTGGTCGACCTGGACGATGAGTTCACGGACACCGACATCCCGACGACTCTGATCCGCAGCAAAGCCGACTGTCCCAGCATGGAG GCTCAGACCACTCTCACCACCAACGACATCGTCATCTCCAAGCTGACTCAGATCCTCTCCTACCTGAGACAAGGAACACGACACAAGAAGATCAAGAAGAAGGACAAAG gTAAACTGGACGATAAGAGGGCTCCTGAGGCTGATCTGAG TATCTTTGAGGACATCGGGGACTACATCCCGTCCTCCACCTCGTCCTCCAAACCTcccaaagacaaagacagacaccgggagagagacagggagagagag ggagaggggagagagagggagaaggagagggaaagggagaaagagagggagaaagagagggagaaagagagggaggaagacaaGAGCAGGAGACACAGTTACTTTGAGAAACCACGAGGAGACGAACAGCAG gTCCTGGAGGTGGATGAAG GTCCTGGATCAGTCAGAGATCAGATCAAGATCATCAATGAGAAGTTTGCAGGAGCAGCAGGCAGCCAATGGCCGGGCCAGGAACC TGGTTCTCAGAGGAAAGACGGTAAAGAAAAACTGGGAGATTTCTTTGGAGGATCCAACTCGTATGCAGAATGTTACCCTGCTAc gatgGACGACCTGGCTGTGGACAGTGATGAGGAGGTGGACTACAGTAAAATGGACCAG ggcaATAAGAAGGGTCCTCTGGGTCGCTGGGACTTTGACACTCAGGAGGAATATTCAGATTACATGAACAACAAGGAGGCTCTGCCAAA AGCTGCCTTCCAGTACGGCATCAAGATGTCTGAGGGCAGAAAGACTCGGCGCTTCAAAGAGACCAATGAGAAGGCAGAACTGGACCGACAGTGGAAGAAGATCAGTGCT ATCattgagaagaggaagaagatggaggctGATGG cgTGAACGTGAAGAGGCCCAAATACTGA